One genomic window of Arvicanthis niloticus isolate mArvNil1 chromosome 24, mArvNil1.pat.X, whole genome shotgun sequence includes the following:
- the Mrps17 gene encoding small ribosomal subunit protein uS17m, which produces MSIVRSSVHAKWVVGKVIGTAMVKTAKVRATRLVLDPYLLKYFNKRKTYFAHDALQQCSVGDIVLLRALPVPRSKHVKHELAEIVFKVGRVIDPITGKPCAGTAYLESPLLSEATPLSETQEELKVS; this is translated from the exons ATGTCAATAGTCCGTTCATCTGTCCACGCCAAATGGGTTGTGGGGAAGGTGATTGGTACGGCAATGGTAAAAACTGCTAAAGTAAGAGCGACCAGACTTGTGTTGGATCCCTACTTACTGAAG TACTTTAATAAGCGGAAAACCTACTTTGCTCACGATGCCCTCCAGCAGTGCAGCGTCGGGGACATCGTGCTCCTCAGAGCTTTGCCCGTCCCACGATCAAAGCACGTGAAACACGAACTGGCTGAGATCGTCTTCAAAGTCGGCCGAGTTATCGACCCGATCACTGGAAAGCCCTGTGCAGGAACCGCCTACCTAGAGAGCCCCCTCCTTTCAGAAGCCACCCCCCTCAGCGAAACTCAGGAAGAGCTCAAGGTCTCCTGA
- the Znf713 gene encoding LOW QUALITY PROTEIN: zinc finger protein 713 (The sequence of the model RefSeq protein was modified relative to this genomic sequence to represent the inferred CDS: inserted 4 bases in 3 codons; deleted 3 bases in 2 codons; substituted 2 bases at 2 genomic stop codons), with translation MLENDRNLVALDGVDKPEMKKTLLLHSTSSENQFHEVIMERLXGPFWYSLLGRLXDFDHPLEWNQEKRQKRLEQASFTHXKITQXSKGCSNFEENYNLNSNLVHXRIPPMKKPLCYDTQEKSSKRHSDLMYCHGNYLRENPYEYKECGKIFSRHPLLTNCILREKHRECGEPFNQNSTCNPPQIVLAGEKPYPCNVYERRFSQRIHLAQHPRIHSGEKPFARNECAFGQPSSFMQHLRIHKGEKPNKCDHCWKAFRFITSLTEHRAEHRRLHPRERPYRCMNAGFYGKTFSQSNHLNQHGKIHSHEKSCDL, from the exons ATGCTGGAGAATGATAGGAATCTGGTTGCACTGG ATGGGGTGGACAAAcctgaaatgaagaaaacattgcTCCTGCACAGTACATCCAGTGAAAATCAGTTCCATGAG GTCATAATGGAACGACT AGGCCCGTTCTGGTACTCCCTCTTAGGAAGACTCTGAGATTTTGATCATCCGTTAGAATGGAACCAAGAAAAGCGGCAGAAGCGTTTGGAACAAGCATCTTTCACCCACTGAAAAATTACAC AAAGCAAGGGATGTAGTAACTTCGAGGAAAACTATAATCTGAACTCAAACCTTGTAC CACGAATCCCTCCCATGAAGAAACCTCTCTGCTATGACACACAAGAAAAGAGCAGCAAACGGCATTCAGATTTGATGTATTGTCATGGAAACTACCTAAGAGAAAACCCCTATGAATATAAGGAGTGTGGGAAAATCTTCAGTCGGCATCCTCTTCTTACTAATTGTATTCTCAGAGAGAAACACCGTGAATGTGGAGAGCCTTTCAACCAAAACTCAACTTGTAACCCACCTCAAATAGTCCTCGCGGGAGAAAAACCCTACCCGTGTAATGTCTATGAGAGAAGATTCAGCCAGAGAATCCACCTCGCTCAGCATCCGAGAATCCATTCCGGGGAGAAACCTTTCGCCCGAAACGAATGTGCCTTCGGTCAGCCTTCATCCTTCATGCAGCACTTGAGAATCCACAAGGGAGAGAAGCCCAACAAGTGTGATCACTGCTGGAAAGCTTTTCGCTTCATCACCTCCCTCACGGAGCATCGAGCAGAGCATCGCAGACTTCACCCCAGAGAGAGACCTTATAGATGC ATGAATGCAGGGTTTTATGGGAAAACCTTCAGCCAGAGCAATCACCTTAACCAACATGGGAAAATCCACAGCCATGAGAAATCGTGTGACCTATAA